One window of the Camelina sativa cultivar DH55 chromosome 1, Cs, whole genome shotgun sequence genome contains the following:
- the LOC104757566 gene encoding ras-related protein RABC2b-like, which translates to MGSSSGQSGGYDLSFKILLIGDSGVGKSSLLLSFISSSVEDLAPTIGVDFKIKQMKVRGKRLKLTIWDTAGQEKFRTLTSSYFRGSQGIILVYDVTKRETFLNLADVWAKEIELYSTNHDCIKMLVGNKVDRDSERKVSREEGMTLAKELKCLFHECSARTRENVNQCFEELALKIMEVPSLLEEGSSSVKRKPDYRAHQGRCCSS; encoded by the exons ATGGGATCTTCTTCAGGGCAAAGTGGTGGATATGATCTATCCTTCAAGATCTTGTTGATTGGAGATTCTGGTGTTGGTAAAAGTAGCTTGCTTCTCAGCTTCATTTCCAGCTCTGTCGAAGATCTTGCTCCCACCATTG GTGTTGATTTTAAGATCAAACAGATGAAAGTAAGAGGTAAAAGGCTGAAACTTACAATCTGGGACACTG CTGGACAAGAAAAGTTCAGGACATTGACAAGTTCTTATTTCAGAGGCTCCCAAGGAATCATTCTCG TTTATGATGTGACGAAAAGAGAGACATTTTTGAACTTAGCAGATGTTTGGGCTAAAGAGATTGAGCTATACTCAACTAACCATGATTGCATTAAGATGCTCGTTGGCAACAAAGTTGATAGA GATTCTGAGAGGAAGGTTAGCCGGGAAGAAGGAATGACTCTAGCGAAAGAACTCAAGTGTTTGTTTCATGAATGTAGCGCAAGAACCAGAGAAAACGTGAACCAATGCTTCGAAGAGCTTGCTTTGAAG ATAATGGAGGTACCTAGTCTTTTGGAAGAAGGATCAAGCTCTGTGAAGAGAAAACCGGATTACCGAGCTCATCAAGGCCGCTGTTGCAGCTCGTGA
- the LOC104757658 gene encoding phosphatidylinositol 4-phosphate 5-kinase 9 produces MSGLDVGGPVAFAERTKSVDALTKKEILSALNNGEIPETSEDARFRVRTLLLPDAESYCGSLLGNVPEGSGKYVWSDGCVYDGEWRRGMRHGIGKMIWASGAWYEGEFSGGYMHGSGTYVDANKLTYKGRWRLNLKHGLGYQVYPNGDVFEGSWIQGLGEGPGKYTWANKNVYLGDMKGGKMSGKGTLTWVTGDSYEGSWLNGMMHGVGVYTWRDGGCYVGTWTRGLKDGKGSFYSAGTRVPAVQEFYLNALRKRGVLPDLRRQNQVASSVNMENLRVGVNHNKLSKGSLINLEQSRNGRVSLERRWSLEVSIEKVIGHDYSDLSTAVLDSGSSVQYNANIPILEREYMQGVLISELVVNNGFSRTSRRAKRKHKRLVKEAKKPGEVVIKGHRSYDLMLNLQLGIRYTVGKITPIQRREVRTADFGPRASFWMNFPRAGSTMTPPHHSEDFKWKDYCPMVFRNLREMFKIDAADYMMSICGNDTLRELSSPGKSGSVFFLSQDDRFMIKTLRKSEVKVLLRMLPDYHHHVKTYENTLITKFFGLHRIKPSSGQKFRFVVMGNMFFTDLRIHRRFDLKGSSLGRSANKVEIDENTILKDLDLSYNYFLEPSWREGLLRQLEIDSKFLEAQNIMDYSLLLGVHHRAPQHLRSQLVRSQSITTDALESVAEDDTIEDDMLSYHEGLVLVPRGSDDTVTGPHIRGSRLRASAVGDEEVDLLLPGTARLQIQQGVNMPARAELIPGREEKEKQILHDCCDVVLYLGIIDILQEYNMTKKIEHAYKSLHFDSLSISAVDPTFYSQRFLEFIKKVFPQNNNT; encoded by the exons ATGTCTGGCCTTGATGTGGGAGGGCCAGTTGCTTttgcagaaagaacaaaatctGTTGATGCACTTACTAAGAAAGAGATCCTATCGGCGCTGAACAATGGAGAAATTCCCGAAACTTCTGAGGATGCTAGGTTCAGAGTTAGGACGCTGTTGCTCCCTGATGCCGAATCCTACTGTGGTTCTTTGCTTGGAAATGTTCCCGAGGGATCAGGGAAGTACGTGTGGTCAGATGGGTGCGTTTACGATGGAGAATGGAGGCGTGGGATGAGACATGGAATTGGAAAAATGATATGGGCTTCCGGGGCATGGTATGAAGGTGAATTTTCAGGCGGTTATATGCACGGTTCAGGGACTTACGTGGATGCTAACAAGTTAACATATAAAGGAAGATGGCGGCTTAATCTGAAACATGGGCTTGGATATCAGGTTTACCCCAATGGTGATGTCTTTGAAGGTTCTTGGATTCAAGGGTTGGGAGAAGGTCCAGGCAAGTATACTTGGgctaataaaaatgtatacCTGGGGGATATGAAAGGCGGGAAAATGTCAGGAAAGGGTACGCTGACTTGGGTCACCGGAGACTCCTATGAAGGAAGTTGGTTGAATGGAATGATGCATGGTGTTGGTGTATATACATGGAGAGATGGTGGTTGCTATGTTGGAACATGGACCCGCGGTTTGAAAGATGGTAAAGGCTCGTTTTATTCAGCGGGAACAAGAGTTCCTGCAGTGCAAGAGTTTTATTTAAATGCTCTTAGGAAAAGAGGCGTTTTACCTGATTTGAGAAGACAGAACCAAGTTGCTTCTTCGGTTAATATGGAAAACCTTAGAGTTGGCGTGAACCATAATAAGCTCTCAAAAGGGAGTTTAATAAACTTAGAACAGTCTCGCAACGGAAGGGTTTCTTTAGAAAGACGGTGGAGTCTTGAAGTATCTATTGAGAAAGTGATAGGACATGATTACTCGGATTTATCTACAGCAGTTTTAGATAGCGGAAGTAGCGTGCAGTATAATGCAAACATACCGATCTTGGAGCGGGAATATATGCAAGGTGTTCTGATCAGTGAGCTTGTGGTAAACAACGGGTTTTCACGCACATCCAGAAGAGCAAAAAGGAAACACAAAAGACTTGTTAAAGAAGCTAAGAAGCCTGGAGAAGTTGTTATTAAAGGTCACCGGAGTTATGATCTGATGCTCAATTTGCAGCTTGGAATCAG ATATACCGTGGGGAAGATTACGCCCATACAAAGGCGAGAAGTACGGACCGCAGACTTTGGACCACGGGCTAGTTTTTGGATGAATTTTCCTCGAGCTGGCTCCACGATGACTCCTCCGCACCACTCGGAGGATTTTAAATGGAAGGACTATTGCCCAATGGTATTCAG GAACCTGAGGGAGATGTTCAAGATCGATGCAGCTGATTATATGATGTCCATTTGCGGAAATGATACCTTAAGGGAACTTTCTTCTCCAGGGAAGAGCGGCAGCGTTTTCTTCCTGTCTCAGGATGATCGGTTCATGATTAAAACACTCAGGAAATCGGAAGTCAAG gtTCTCCTGAGGATGCTTCCAGATTACCATCATCATGTGAAAACGTATGAGAACACCCTCATTACTAAATTCTTTGGCCTTCACAGAATCAAACCATCAAGTGGTCAAAAG TTCCGCTTTGTGGTGATGGGTAACATGTTCTTTACAGATCTAAGAATTCATAGGAGATTTGACCTTAAAGGTTCGTCCCTGGGACGCTCTGCAAACAAAGTCGAGATAGACGAGAACACAATACTTAAAGATTTGGATCTGAGCTACAACTACTTCTTGGAGCCTTCTTGGCGGGAAGGTTTACTAAG GCAACTAGAGATCGATAGCAAGTTCTTGGAAGCACAGAACATAATGGATTACAGTCTTTTGCTAGGTGTGCATCATCGAGCTCCACAGCACTTAAGATCACAATTGGTTCGTTCTCAAAGTATAACAACTGACGCGTTGGAAAGTGTTGCTGAAGACg ATACAATCGAGGATGACATGTTGTCTTACCACGAAGGATTGGTTCTTGTTCCTCGGGGAAGCGACGATACTGTAACTGGCCCTCATATCAGAGGCAGCAGATTACGGGCATCCGCTGTTGGTGATGAAGAAGTCGATCTCCTTCTTCCTGGAACAGCCAG GCTGCAGATACAGCAAGGAGTGAACATGCCGGCAAGAGCAGAGCTGATACcgggaagagaagagaaagaaaagcagATTTTACATGACTGCTGCGACGTCGTGCTATACCTTGGCATCATAGACATCTTACAAGAGTACAACATGACTAAGAAGATCGAACACGCGTACAAGTCTCTTCACTTTGATTCTCTTTCGATCTCAGCTGTTGATCCTACATTCTACTCCCAACGTTTTCTTGAGTTCATCAAGAAAGTGTTTCCACAGAACAACAACACATAG
- the LOC104704059 gene encoding F-box/kelch-repeat protein At5g51250-like — MSSLEKKKKLSPITSLPDDLLLSIVARVSRLYYTTLSLVSKSFRSLLASPDLYKTRSLLGNTESCLYVCFQCNPGYRWFTLCRKPDQTLTNDTSGYVLATVPSPRFHKACFSSLVAVGSDIYNIHAPSSSNVSVLDCRSHTWREAPAPTLPVKELSISASVIGRKIYVVGCYNNRISPKPLKVLDTKTQVWETIPCKGKRDYKFKNSKSTCIDGKFHVVTERKEVVAYNPKESRWDLVEQWFDEYNYMRSVSYCDIKNVLYSVYNRMVIWYDTEPEVSRWRYLEVGELPTFPPGVSVRLADYGGKLAGVWDDDLFYGQSSFVHKKKILCAVVALERRKSGEIFGKVEWLGHVLTIPREYDFVKALAATV, encoded by the coding sequence ATGTCGTCcctagaaaagaagaagaagctgtcccCAATTACGTCACTTCCCGATGATTTGCTATTGAGCATCGTCGCACGTGTCTCAAGGTTGTACTATACAACTCTCTCACTCGTCTCCAAGAGCTTCCGATCTCTCCTAGCTTCACCGGATCTTTACAAGACCAGGTCCCTCTTGGGGAACACCGAGAGTTGTCTCTATGTGTGCTTTCAATGCAATCCTGGTTACCGCTGGTTCACCCTCTGCAGGAAGCCTGATCAAACCCTAACCAATGACACAAGTGGGTATGTATTGGCAACAGTCCCGAGTCCCAGATTCCATAAAGCGTGCTTTTCAAGTCTAGTGGCGGTTGGTTCTGATATCTACAACATCCACGCGCCCTCTTCCTCTAACGTCTCTGTTCTGGATTGCCGGTCTCACACTTGGCGCGAGGCTCCAGCTCCAACACTGCCGGTGAAGGAGTTGTCAATATCAGCTAGCGTCATTGGTCGTAAGATATATGTAGTAGGATGTTACAACAATAGAATCAGTCCAAAACCGCTTAAGGTGTTGGACACGAAAACACAAGTTTGGGAGACTATCCCTTGCAAGGGCAAAAGAGATTACAAGTTTAAAAACTCCAAAAGCACTTGTATTGACGGAAAGTTCCACGTGGTGACTGAGAGAAAGGAGGTGGTTGCTTACAATCCCAAGGAAAGTAGATGGGATCTGGTTGAACAATGGTTCGATGAATATAATTATATGCGTTCAGTTTCTTACTGCGATATAAAGAATGTTTTGTACTCTGTTTATAACAGAATGGTCATATGGTATGATACTGAGCCTGAGGTAAGCAGGTGGAGATATTTGGAGGTAGGAGAACTACCTACGTTTCCTCCTGGTGTTTCTGTTAGATTGGCTGATTATGGTGGGAAGTTAGCGGGTGTGTGGGACGATGATTTGTTTTATGGTCAGTCTAGTTTCGTccataagaagaagattttgtGCGCGGTGGTTGCGCTTGAAAGACGCAAGAGTGGTGAAATATTTGGGAAAGTTGAGTGGTTGGGTCATGTACTTACAATCCCTAGAGAATATGATTTCGTGAAGGCTCTTGCCGCTACGGTTTGA